ccacttccgggattgctcgcaggaaattccaccagatggATGGATTTTCCGTTTCTGTTTTGTAGACTATTTTGGAGCGCCACCCGTGACGATTGTGacttgtttaaagaaatgccaatgaaccacagcgtgtttttctcccgtcccagagcgctgtgtggactagccagacccttttCCGCTCTGCAGCGTGTGGATGGACTGGCGAAGCGAGACTAGCGCTGTGTTAACTGTTGTAGAAGGCCCAGAGAAAAGTTCAAATACCTGGCTTAGTTTTTCATTGCGCCTGAGTTTAATTTGAGGCAGAAGCTCCTCCAGTCTCTGaatctgtaataaaacatggaATCTACAGTATAGTCATGTTTTGGTAGGTGATACAGTCTTATGATCtagataaaagtaaaatagCATGAAACACTGCGTTATTATTCTTTCTATGACAGAGTATAAACCTTTGACGAGAACATTCATACTGTACCATTACCAAACcattactgtatattattagtGCTATGTGGTTACGGTGTCTTACCCTCCTGTCAATAGTCTGTAGCCTGGTCTTCATGCTCTTGTTGAGCACAGTCATGGGAATGGTTCTGGGCTTAGGACAAACTGGGAACACAAATATCGCAAACATAAAAAACTTGCCTTTTCTTCAGGCTGaatttgtttcacttttgtaAGAAATAGATATGAATAACAACTGATTCAGGCACATGCAACCAGGATTTGTTTCCGCATAATCTATAGTGATTTAAACCGATTACACTTCACTTTAAATctatatatttaacatttatgcactgtaaataaacactaaTAAATggttaatacaaaatataatgtaGTTGTATGTAGCCATATGGACTTTTGtccatatttgtgtgtattaatgCACAGTATTTGTCAACAATTAGAACTTCTCCTATGAGGATGTATGTAATTGTATTAATAGTACtgaaactgtgttttaattatATTGTCATTCAGTATCAtccacaattaaaaaaaaagagaacaaaaggtGAGTGCGCTCTTACCATGCTGAAAGATCTTGGCTACTTCAAGGAGATATGGCCTGTAGTGAAAAACAGGTCTCTAGTTgacattaaaggtgctctaagcgatggcACACGTTTTTAGGCTACTGTCACTACCCAATGAGAGTTGAGTgttgctcagatttaaacagtttacggcaAAACGtctcatactgaaatttgtgaaatccataaaataataaaccttcctcattacaaacaatgacgatggaaatcatttctaaaACGTTTTATCTATCAATGGTCGTTtaattgctaacgttagctccaaacgccatttgtggtgtttttattttattttaaaatttttatttttgggggacttttccctttattaattattattgacagtggatagaaatgaaagggggagagagatgggggggggggggggggggggggggtgacacgCAGCATAGGGCCATAGGTTGGACCTGGGCCGCTGCAGGGCCCAGCAAACACGGGCGAAACCCCCCACTGGGCGAACCAGAGGCCGCcccaacctttgttgtgtttgattgctaacttgtagtcAGCGGTGAACAAACTATCTAGCTCCATTTTCCTTGTATTGACATTAAGaggtctcttgttagcatcttgtaggctactttggggtggcagtagctccgtccgtagggagttgggttgagaaccggagggtcactggttcaagtccccatatggaccaaacagtacggagtgtggattggtggctggagagatgccactttaCCTCCttggcactgccaggtgctgttgagcaaggcaccgtacccccccctccccccaaccGCTCTGGGCGCTGGTttagctggcagcccactcactctgacatctctccattagtgcaagtataggtcctgagcatgtgtgtgtattttaggcctgtgtgtgattgctAACAAAGTTCGTacgcagagtgtaaattgtaatttccccactaaggattaataaacaaattaaattaaaattactcGTTGcgaagtgacgcatgcgcaactcacctCTTCACCCAACTCACATCAAGTAGTGACACTACAACATTTCTTGttacatacagcaaacatcttctCACTAACCGCAAGCTGcttgtcccctgaacacactgtaaaaaaacgcaGATTGGTTGAGTCATAAGCAGCGTTAGCATGTAAGCTAATTTCACAATGCGCGTTCTTGACTCAACCAACTCCTCCTTGTCGGTTATAGGCTGGAACACTGTTATGCTTGGTGGTGCAGGTTGCTGcagtttgcttttgttgttgtttgtggagcctgggccTTCTACagagattgtgttttttttacagcgcATTCAAGGGACAGGCGGTTAGCGGACagcgaggagatgtttgcttCATGTAAGAAAATATTTCGTAGCCTAAAAAACGCATGACATCGCTTTGGGCACCTTAAATTAGTGCTTAATAAATGCAATATGTACTGAATTATAAGACTAATTGTCTCCAGTCAAAGACTCCTTACGTGTGCTTGCTGTTCGCAGGGATCGAGCTGTTCAGAGGGATCAGGCAGCCATGGTGGTTCCTCATCTGCAAACAGATCAAAGCACAAGTGATCGATTGACCATTTCAACTACAATCAAAAActgatttctttgtttctttttttttttatctcgcAAGGCAAACGAATCATACCTTGAATAtgacatctgaagtgtttagcCCAAAGGTAGTGTTGATAATCTGGAAAGAGATACAATATTAAAAGATATAACTAaatatactacaacttttttaaactaatgtatctTTCTTGAATCATatttatatgttatattatagGTGAACAAGAACATACTATGCAGGTACAATAACAAAAGCAACAGGTGAACCACTTGCACATGtgggaaaataatacaatgactgAGGTGGTGATGAACAGGGCACTCAGGAACGGCCACGTAAAAGCTGGCTTAAAGNNNNNNNNNNNNNNNNNNNNNNNNNNNNNNNNNNNNNNNNNNNNNNNNNNNNNNNNNNNNNNNNNNNNNNNNNNNNNNNNNNNNNNNNNNNNNNNNNNNNGTTGACCACAAGAATAAACGCTGTGTTAATTCATCATggagtcagttgtcagtttatagaAGGATTTCTCCAACACACACCTGTATGACCGTGGTGACCTCAGCTGCTGGAGGAATGGACACTTCACGAAGAGCCACCACTCGGTCATCTGCAACAGGTCCAACATGAGATCATCCcaccactttttaaaatgtcactattATTATGACTATTAGAAAGtgtttatatgttgtttttacattcatcTGCTGTGAGAGGAAAGCTTCTCTGTGCTCACCTTAAATCTTTCGGtttcaaatgcaaacacaagaACATGATTTTGTGACATTGCAACTATGATACAAGTGTGATGTGAAAATCTTAAAACCTGagtacacacataaaaataatgGACGTGAAGTATATTTTGTGTCCactatttaaactttaaaaaaataaataaaaatttcaTCTTCATTAATTCTGGATTTTTCAATGAGGGAGGAGTTGAATGTAATTTTAAGAACACATTAGTAAAAGATTATTACTCAAAACAGAGTATGTTTATGTATCAAACACACTTACATCTCGATTGTTACCTAATGGATTACAACCCAATTATTATCGATCATGCATCAACATTTGCATGCTTATGATTAAGTCCATTTATTTTTGggattgctgattagaaaatgAGAAACTCATGACCctgtattcatttcttttttatctgcaGACTTGGGAATTTATTATTGACTTGACTCACTCGCAAGAGATTTCACGAGGTAACTTAATGCTCTTATATTAATAGTTTATTAAAAGCCAGTGGCAGCTGGTGatagctggggggggggggNNNNNNNNNNAACAAATACAAAGCAGTACTTTAAAACTGGGCAACCAGCactacttttatttaaacaactaTGTATTTTAGAGGAGCAAGACAATATGATTCAAGTTACAAACATAAGAAGATAGTAAATCtgactgatgtttttttaaactgtatccTCCCACCCACTAACAAGAAGCATGTTAGCTACTTGAACACCCATTTTGCTCTCCTTTACTTCAGACATACAGTACCTGACAGTATTATATCAAAGTCACCTGAATAGCGTATGCCCTCAAAACAGCACAGGACATTCCTTGCCAGAAAACATGTCCGCTTGGGTGACTTGGGGGAAAAAAGTTGGCAAATCCACCAGTGTTGGAAAAAACAATTCTCCCCTTGGGTATGAAGAGGTGGCCTGTTGCATTATAAGGTTGAGCAGATGTGTGTAGCGTTGGATGTAGTGGACATTTGGGTACACAGCCTGTATTTTCCTGTGAACACCTTAAGTGGCCTGATCATGTACCTGGCAGACGAGACGTTTCTGATCCTCGTGAAGGATAGCAAAACGCCCTTTAAGTGCGGTAGCACAAGTTTCCTGTAGCTGACTGCAGAGGGATGAACTCAAAAAATCATTCAACGTTGTTTTAGTCGGCTCCACAAAATGTCACACAGTCTATCATCCTGGACAGTATGTGTGTCGATGTTTTGTCACCTCTTCGTTGTGCCTTCTAATGCCACTCCTGTAGTCTCCATCGAGTCGTTCAGCAATGCTAATTAGCGAACGACTTCGGTAAAGTTAGAAAGCCATTCACAGATTCGAACTTCCgggatcaattactctatagcGAAATGTTGTTAAATCACAAAAGACGCATATTTTCTACCGCAATAAGGTTAACAACGAGTTACAAACTACTTTTAATCCAAATGAACCGTCCTTCTACCTGGAGAAAAATCATTTGTCTGTCCGAGCAGCCGGTGGAGAGACGGCAGCGAGAcgagtgcttagggaccgtctacaaattaaaacacaaaaaagagatgcaaaaaaaaatgtcattaatttaatgattaaataaggtagtgtctccaaaatTACCTGTATTATTACTTGTCTAATGgcagttgtactacagcacctatgctactttaaaaaaagaagcatattTATAAGTTTGGTGAATTAGTTTTtgccaaaaacatttaatgtgtgtgtcatATAAATGACTATTCCTGTCTCCAATAGTGATACACACATAGATGCCCCCCTGCTGGTTGTACTGTAGCAGTTATATccaaaaataagcatatttctaATTTTGGTGAATTTATTTTGCCAAAACCATTTAATGGGTGTCGTAAACAACGATTTACATATCTAAAAAGGGCTAGACACATAGAAGGTCCCCTGCTGGTTGTACTACAGCAGTTAGTTAAAAAATGACCCCCTTTCTTGTCCACAAAACCTCAATcgtgctttggggttgtattgcagccagtggcccagggaacatttcacgagtagaaggaaaaatggattcaataaaatttcacaaaattttggacgctaacgtgatgccatctgtgaaaaagctgaaggtaaagagaggagggcttctacaaatggataatgatgaTGACACACCTCGAAATCCACAGAGGATTACAGtcaggcgtaaactgaaggttttacCGTGgtcttcacaatctcctgaccccAACGTAACtgaaagagcagtgcgtgacagacagcccagaaatctcaaaaaactggaagacttttggaaggaagaatgggcgaagatacctcaaacaagaattgaaagactcttggccggctacaagaagcgtttacaagctgtgatactttccaaagggggcagtaccaggtataaactctgcagggtgcccaaacttttgcaggtgccatttttttgttttctgttattttgaaagcataaataagggaaataaaatctacttttttgtgacatattatacaaatgtctaatctgtcatttgatgccttttggagatgtttccgtcttttcttggcttctttgtacacattaatacaattttttacctggggtgcccaaacttttgaggtAGCTATGGTTTGGTGTTAATGttaaaagtattaaatgtaaaatattgcacagtatGTGAATAGAAGAAAGTCTGGGGGTGGGTTTATCCATTACTGGTGTAGTGTCTAGTCCAGGGGTGGAGGAACAAGATCCTGCTTGGTGTCCATGGCCTGCACACGCTGGCTCAGTGCCCCATGGAAGGCCTGATTGAAGGCAGTAGTTGCTGCTATCGCTGCCCTTCTCAAGGCTAATTCCAGCTCCCTTGCCTGGGCTGAGTCTTCGAACACTATCTGGAAATGGCGCTCACACTGTTCAAAATGGTGTTCCTGATGACACCTGACACATGCATATCCCTCAGGAGAGCCAGGTGTTCCTGTTCCCAAGTATTTTCCACGGGAGTCACTGAATCCTCTTTGTTTGTCGAAATGGAATCTTGAATAGAAAGATCCGTTACacgttaaccctcatgttgcaTTTGTGTAACTCCAGGCTGAATTAAAAACGCTTTCATCTCAACTCATAGGGAAATAACGTTAGCACTAGCAGCGAGCTAGCGCTAGAAGTGATAGCATTAGCTTATTGTTATCTGCTAATGTTTTACACAAGTTTACGAGTAGTCTAAACTATCATGGTTGTTAGGTGAGCTTAACAATAGCCCGCTAACTAAACTTTCAAGCAGTGTGCCTACAGACGTTCTAGTTAAAACACTTACCATTCTCCATCATGGACTCCAACAGAGTCGTGGCCAAGTGGAGGCGGCACTCCCTCCCATTGCTCACCGGTCTTTGTCCATAAATTGCGTCCATTTGGTCAAACCACTTCcagtatttttctgtttgaacCACTCTGGCTGTCGTGGTGCTCGATGGCGCAATAGTCACTTTTGAGCTTTTTGAGCGTCTCCCCGCACTGCTGGAAAGTGCGGTTTTAGCCGTCGGAGGACAGCAGTTCGGATACTTGTTTGTAGATCTTCTCATTCCTTGTTGCCCCATCTAGCTCTCGCTGGATTTGCTCATCCGCAACCAGATACAAAAAAAGAGTGTtgtcactacccaatgtgaggcgagtgcagatttgagttgtgcatgctcagatgtaaactcTTGTCTGCTGATGATGCAGTGTatagtgacaattctctccaaccaatcagttgTCTGCAGGTTGTCACGTCACCTTTTAGTATCACatcagcttgcttggaacctcgaccGAGGtactataaaaaaacacacttttctttgtaatggaaaaccaaaaaaggcaagtagTGTCGAGTAGGTACCACATGCAGTGGGAAAACGCCATAATATATCAGTAGGCTAGTCATAAACAGGCTTTTCATTCCCTCTTTAAATCACTTTACTGAATATGAGATGAAGGGCTGCAGCCGAGGCGATAACACTCAACAGTCCAATACAGCTGCTCTCGTCTTAGACCATTTGTGGATATTAACTTTACTAGCAACATTTGCTGAAGTGAAAAGGAAACATCTCGTGTATAGGCCTGTGAATAATATAAACCAAGCCTATACCCAGTAAGCACACATACGTCGGCACGACGTCTGCAAATGATCGCTTCATCTGCAATTGATCGCGGGTCATTTTNNNNNNNNNNNNNNNNNNNNNNNNNNNNNNNNNNNNNNNNNNNNNNNNNNNNNNNNNNNNNNNNNNNNNNNNNNNNNNNNNNNNNNNNNNNNNNNNNNNNGACCTAACTACTACATATCCCCGCCGTATTTTGATTACATCGCCAATACGTCGTTCCGACGTATGTGTGCTAACTGGGTATGCTTGAGGATATTTATTAGAAAAACATAAACGCTCTTCTTATCTCCATTATTATTAGTCTAATGGGTTAAATAAGCATGTTGCcatggacacacagacagaggactTCAGTTGCCGAAACAATAAATCACTGCTCTCAAAGTCGAAACACTAGGAGAAACATAGGCTACGAACCGTTTTTATCAAGTCGTCTCAGAGCGATCCAGGCCTTTGATCCACGTGGTGATCTATCAAAACCGACGTTAGACATAATAATCATCCGGACAGCAGCACGAGACACTTGAGTATCCTACCTTTGACAATTGACATCCGGTGTGggactttcaaaataatgttttcaaaattcACGTTGTCCTCCAATGTTATGTGTCTAGCCAGCGAACAATAGTGactaaagtaaaataatgtgaaatgacTTTTGGTACCCACGGCAGGTCAGTTTTTgagaaatgtaatgttaaaacaGGGGATTTTAAGGGCTAGTTGTCTGAGTTTATGTATCCcacttttgtggaaaaaatggtCCACACAGGCGGAGCGACATATGTTGTAACCTATAGGCCAGGATCTATCAGAGGCGAtgaaatcactgattatttattttattattaattacgagtctggtgggtttagcgaacgcagtTTctcggacttttatgttttaaaaaaggataatCTTTAACTGAAAATCCTTTCCAttatgttgtcagacatttagaatattaatctgagtctgtcagtagcaaaacgagcacttttatgaacgtaaatacacgctggacaattatcctacttacactgtagcttgtttctctgctgccgactgcagcgatctcgtttaatactgcatcaatgtcaaaggaaaatatgtcctcaatagtttttattgtatctgattctcaataagcggttgcagaaacaagccttaagcaataaagcaaaagctgtcagtagttcagtaggcctacattacaacattatgaaatatgaaGTGAGTTTCTATCtcgaaatattaagactttctatgttgaaatattaggactataagGAATTGATTTTGCAATAGTTAGACTTtatatcttgaaatattaggactttttatcttgaaatattaggaatttttatcttgaagtattaggattttttaatcttgaaatattaggactttttatcttgaaacattcccttctgaggtgtagtggagtggagaaGGAAGTAAAAACAGGGGTGGGTCtaggggctcagcccctaatgagacagttctaggtctagtgtccccgttttaagttttacaaaagtaaaaccattacttgttttggaggtacttgagaaatctggtcaccttaatctatctatctatctatctatctatctatctatctatctatctatctatctactaaGATGATCACTTCTGCAAAACGTGCTGTTAAATGAAAAACCATTTGAGGGCGAGAAACAGAACACactgttttaaatatgttaatcaTTTCTGTATTCCTCTAACCACTGTTAGGTGTCTGGACCAGAGGACATGTGACACACAAAAGGGGGAGGGTTTCCATACACAGATCCAGAGGCTTAGGTGGAGTGTTCAGCTGTTTTGTCAAGTTATAAATTCACTCAACACATCCTCACATTGCCTTAGTTCCTTAAACACTGCTTTATTTTTAGCCTATGTGCACCAGCAATAAGATGCTATACACGAGAAGGCCCACATTTCATGATATCAAGTTGGTTGTCTTCAGTGTGGCGGGACATCTTGGTCCAAGCTGCTTTGGGGACATTTAGGTCTGTTAGAGTGAAATCTTCTAAGGGGTGtgacatcatgtttttaaattagcatttagcaATAACCACTAAACTGTAGTGTATTTAAATTGACTCTTTCCCACTCTAATGTTTAAGAAATCGGCTACAGTAAAAGCTTTGTAATGAATGCGCTGCAGGAGATCTGTAAAATGAGACTGGTTCGTTTCTGTAGGCCAATTCCCTTCTCAGTGAcgacaagttgtttttttgtacccCAAGAGATTATCCTGTCGAGTTTCACTCAAGGTAGGAGTGCTAAGTGGCACATGGAGCTGTCTATCAAACTGAGGTGTACACAGTGCTGGGTAGTGCTGGCTTTGTTCTTTCTGGCAGTCTTGTTGTTTTACTGTCATGTAAATAGAAACCTCAGCCCAACATATTTTTGAGTTGGAGGAGCTAGAGGAATAATATTGGCATTACATGGCCACTGTGTGACACTGAATGTTTTCTAGGGGGTGTTTTTATCGAGAGCTTACCAATCATGGGTAGCAAACCACTTTATGCTCTGATGTCACGATATTACCTCACACTGGAATGCCGATCAAGTGTTATTTAAGAGAGGATTCCTGTGTCTTCATATTGTTTAATCTTTTGTGACTTTTCAACGGAAGCAGCGGTGGATACTCCCTGTGGAGATCCACGGACTTTGAACTGTCTATAACCCAAGGTGATTAAATTGCAATAACGTGATTAGTATAATGATAAGAAAGTTCTACTTCAGTCTTGCACCAGTCATTTTAGATCTCTGTTTGAAACAACATTCACTTACTGACACACTTACACTTATTTCAAGCTTGTCTCTCACTCATTCGTGCACACCGGAAAACCATCAAACAACTACGCTAAGCatattgtatacattttgaattgttttttttattattccattGACGCTGGACATGAGCAGCACACCATTTAAACCGGAGCTATCTTTGCCCTCATACTGACAGAAGGCTATTTTGGAGGTTAGTATGGGGGGGAGAGATATGTCAGCTGTTCAGTCCTATGTTccatcaaagaaagaaaaaaagagaaagcactATAGGCTCTGTGCTTTGGGGACAGGGACGCAGCTTGCAAACCTGGGCATGCTTTCCTTTGGCTAAACGTTTGTTGTTAATCTTTAAAGCTTTGTGTGAAACAAGACAAGACTCAAACAGATCTGTTGCCATGGAGGATGTTTCTATCCTCTTTTTTCAGGTGAaggtaatttaatttttttgtcatcgGTGGCACAAGAGGACATGCAAGGATTTATTCTTTCCAGAAAACTCCAGTCTAAGTTGAAGGTTGGTGCATTGCTGCAGGTGATATGACATGTTCTTGTGttattttggtagttttttttagcattatcTCTTTGCTTGCATACTTTGATGGAAAATGAACGGATTAAAGTTAAATCATATACTGCACAGTTGTATTATAAGATACACAAAGTTTCACAAAAGGTCAAAGGCTTTCACTCTCAACTGTTTTGAGTTTGCTCAactcattacttttttatttccatggtATTTCTTTCCGCTTACTTGCCATGTTAGAGAAGATCTCATTGGCTATCCTGAGCCTGTAGAGGTAATGTAGATAATGGCTAGCAGATTTAGTGCCCTTGTGTGATGCACTACTGTGATGGGATTTTTAGCTGGCCGGTATTGAGAAAGAATGACCCTCCTCTTGGATTACTTTGAAAACCTCATAATAATAGTGGGAGGAACCAACCTCCAAAACGTGTCATGatctcacatacagtacatgaatcAGTTAGTGATTAGTGATTGACAGTTCTCATTTGGccccttgtttgttttttaaagcttccCCTTCTTCCTAGTTCAGTGCATACAGCCTGATGGAAGTGGCATTACAGCTGaggtattatattatattggtAGTGCTGAGCTCAGCCAAGTAAGGTGACAAAgattactactttttttttacggAGGAGGAATGGCATGCTATCGCAGGGATCAACCCATTTCAAAGTGATGCCATATGTGTATCCATTTTGACGTGCCAATGTTGCCATTTTGGAAGTGATGGTTTTCTGTCATTATAGGCCTGAGAAGAAttgttttggcatttaaaatgtgttttgtctaaAACAACATGACGATGCGTTTACGGCTGAAccaattatttgttttcttctaaacCGTTacctgaaatacattttcataatattaTAGTTGTAGTCCTTCTGTGAGAACTGTGGCAACAAGCAACCAAGATTCCCCAATCACACTGAGAGGAGAGCAGGAGGGGGCATGGGAGACAATATACCTGGAGGAATTGTAGCTGCTGCAAGTAAGTTCTCTTTCATATACAAAGTGTAGTAGCAAATGAGTATTTGAGTCTCTAATGCTGCGTCTCTGTGTGCCAGAGAACCGTCTGCGGGTGTTGAAAGGCTTGGAAGATGTGGAAGTGTCTGAGTGTGAGAGCTGCTCCTTTGAAGTGAAACTCAACCTGGCCTATATTGAGGGTGTGTGGACCAGAGATGGGATGCAG
This sequence is a window from Etheostoma cragini isolate CJK2018 chromosome 9, CSU_Ecrag_1.0, whole genome shotgun sequence. Protein-coding genes within it:
- the si:zfos-1056e6.1 gene encoding uncharacterized protein si:zfos-1056e6.1 isoform X1, with amino-acid sequence MIIMSNVGFDRSPRGSKAWIALRRLDKNDDRVVALREVSIPPAAEVTTVIQIINTTFGLNTSDVIFKMRNHHGCLIPLNSSIPANSKHTPYLLEVAKIFQHVCPKPRTIPMTVLNKSMKTRLQTIDRRIQRLEELLPQIKLRRNEKLSQEIECLNQKLRFLLKRMQVADSRSWKGGLTRAPLW
- the si:zfos-1056e6.1 gene encoding uncharacterized protein si:zfos-1056e6.1 isoform X2, producing MMENDDRVVALREVSIPPAAEVTTVIQIINTTFGLNTSDVIFKMRNHHGCLIPLNSSIPANSKHTPYLLEVAKIFQHVCPKPRTIPMTVLNKSMKTRLQTIDRRIQRLEELLPQIKLRRNEKLSQEIECLNQKLRFLLKRMQVADSRSWKGGLTRAPLW